One genomic region from Knoellia sp. p5-6-4 encodes:
- the aceB gene encoding malate synthase A produces MADIAVTGGPVERSDEILTPEALEFLADLQTRFGPRRDELLQARVKRRARIAETGRLDFLPETAEVRAGGWTVAPVPDDFADRRVEITGPTERKMAINALNSGARVWLADLEDANTPHWANVVGGQVNLFDAVRRTIELTTPEGKHYALKNPDGIPVIVPRPRGWHFDEAHIEVDGRPMVGALVDFGLYFFHNAAELLERGSGPYFYLPKMESHLEARLWNDVFTHAQQQLGIAHGTIRATVLIETITAAFEMDEILYELRDHAAGLNAGRWDYLFSIIKNFRDAGPDFTLPDRNAVTMTAPMMKAYSDLLVKTCHRRGAFAMGGMAAFIPSRRDADVNERAFAKVREDKNREAQAGFDGSWVAHPDLVPVCAEIFDGVLGSAPNQTSRQRDDVTVTADDLLSVSQTPGQRTEQGLRDNISIGIQYLEAWLGGNGAAAINNLMEDAATAEISRSQVWQWTFNGVTLESGDTVTPQLVERLVDEEFSALREKVGEQAWGKGHWDLSRRLFVESALSETFPDFLTLPAYRAVLELERS; encoded by the coding sequence ATGGCAGACATCGCCGTGACCGGGGGCCCGGTCGAGCGCAGCGACGAGATCCTGACCCCCGAGGCGCTGGAGTTCCTCGCCGACCTGCAGACCCGCTTCGGCCCGCGCCGTGACGAGCTGCTGCAGGCTCGCGTCAAGCGCCGGGCGAGGATCGCCGAGACGGGGCGCCTCGACTTCCTCCCGGAGACGGCCGAGGTCCGGGCCGGGGGCTGGACGGTGGCGCCGGTCCCGGACGACTTCGCCGACCGCCGCGTGGAGATCACCGGCCCCACCGAGCGCAAGATGGCCATCAACGCCCTCAACTCCGGCGCCCGCGTCTGGCTGGCCGACCTCGAGGACGCCAACACCCCCCACTGGGCCAACGTCGTCGGCGGCCAGGTCAACCTGTTCGACGCCGTGCGCCGCACCATCGAGCTCACCACCCCGGAGGGCAAGCACTACGCGCTGAAGAACCCCGACGGCATACCGGTCATCGTTCCGCGGCCGCGCGGTTGGCACTTCGACGAGGCCCACATCGAGGTCGACGGGCGGCCGATGGTGGGCGCGCTCGTCGACTTCGGCCTCTACTTCTTCCACAACGCCGCCGAGCTGCTCGAGCGGGGCAGCGGTCCGTACTTCTACCTGCCCAAGATGGAGTCCCACCTCGAGGCCCGGCTCTGGAACGACGTGTTCACCCACGCGCAGCAGCAGCTCGGCATCGCCCACGGCACCATCCGGGCAACGGTGCTCATCGAGACGATCACCGCCGCCTTCGAGATGGACGAGATCCTCTACGAGCTGCGCGACCACGCCGCCGGGCTCAACGCCGGCCGGTGGGACTACCTGTTCAGCATCATCAAGAACTTCCGCGACGCCGGGCCCGACTTCACCCTGCCCGACCGCAACGCGGTGACCATGACGGCCCCGATGATGAAGGCCTACAGCGACCTGCTGGTCAAGACCTGCCACCGGCGCGGGGCCTTCGCGATGGGCGGCATGGCTGCCTTCATCCCCAGCCGTCGCGACGCCGATGTCAACGAGCGCGCCTTCGCCAAGGTCCGCGAGGACAAGAACCGCGAGGCGCAGGCCGGCTTCGACGGGTCGTGGGTGGCCCACCCCGACCTGGTGCCTGTGTGCGCGGAGATCTTCGACGGCGTGCTCGGCAGTGCCCCCAACCAGACCAGCCGTCAGCGCGACGATGTGACGGTGACCGCCGACGACCTGCTCTCGGTCTCGCAGACGCCGGGCCAGCGCACCGAGCAGGGCCTGCGCGACAACATCAGCATCGGCATCCAGTACCTCGAGGCGTGGCTCGGCGGCAACGGCGCGGCCGCGATCAACAACCTCATGGAGGACGCCGCGACGGCCGAGATCTCGCGCTCGCAGGTCTGGCAGTGGACCTTCAACGGCGTGACGCTCGAATCGGGCGACACGGTGACGCCGCAGCTCGTCGAGCGGCTGGTCGACGAGGAGTTCAGCGCGCTGCGCGAGAAGGTCGGCGAGCAGGCCTGGGGCAAGGGGCACTGGGACCTGTCGCGACGCCTGTTCGTCGAGTCGGCCCTGAGCGAGACGTTTCCGGACTTCCTGACCCTGCCTGCCTACCGGGCCGTGCTGGAGCTCGAGCGCTCCTGA
- the guaD gene encoding guanine deaminase — protein sequence MTSGRTVLYRATVLDTPVSPFEGGVLRAEADAGLLVSDGAIVARGPFDELRRRHREVEVVDLRGGLLLPGLVDTHVHFPQVRVIGGLGMPLLQWLEQCALPEEARLSDVGYARAVAAEFTAGLVEAGTTSAMVFGSHFASAVDAMFTQAAEAGLRVTTGLVVSDRVLRDDLLTTAEQAYDEGRALAERWHGTGRLRYAVTPRFSLSCGDALLASCAALLKDVPGSFFTSHLNENVAEVMAVSELFDGAVDYLDTYDRQGLVGRRSILAHNVHPTDRQLALLAGQDATVAHCPSSNSALGSGLFPLRRHHEHGVRVSLGSDVGAGTGFSLLKEGLQAYFVQHLLGDDGLPLTSAHLLHLATAAGADALGLGAEVGDLSVGKQFDAVWLRPEDGSTLDVVLRHAHSEEDALAKAFALGGPADLAGVWVGGRRVKTR from the coding sequence ATGACCAGCGGCCGCACCGTCCTCTACCGCGCGACGGTGCTCGACACACCGGTGAGCCCCTTCGAGGGCGGGGTCCTGAGGGCAGAGGCCGACGCCGGGCTGCTGGTGTCGGACGGCGCGATCGTCGCCCGTGGCCCGTTCGACGAGCTCCGCCGCCGGCACCGGGAGGTCGAGGTCGTCGACCTCCGCGGCGGACTGCTGCTGCCCGGGCTGGTCGACACCCACGTGCACTTCCCGCAGGTGCGCGTCATCGGCGGGCTGGGCATGCCGCTGCTCCAGTGGCTCGAGCAGTGCGCCCTGCCCGAGGAGGCCCGGCTGTCCGACGTCGGCTACGCCAGGGCAGTCGCTGCCGAGTTCACCGCCGGGCTCGTCGAGGCCGGCACCACCTCGGCCATGGTGTTCGGGTCGCACTTCGCCAGTGCCGTGGACGCCATGTTCACCCAGGCGGCCGAGGCGGGGCTGCGGGTCACCACGGGGCTGGTCGTCAGCGACCGGGTGCTGCGCGACGACCTGCTCACCACCGCCGAACAGGCCTACGACGAGGGCAGGGCACTGGCCGAGCGCTGGCACGGCACGGGGCGCCTGCGGTATGCCGTGACGCCGCGGTTCTCGCTGTCCTGCGGCGACGCGCTGCTCGCCTCCTGTGCCGCCCTGCTCAAGGACGTGCCGGGCTCCTTCTTCACCTCGCACCTCAACGAGAACGTCGCCGAGGTGATGGCCGTCAGCGAGCTCTTCGACGGGGCCGTCGACTACCTCGACACGTACGACCGGCAGGGACTGGTCGGTCGGCGCAGCATCCTGGCCCACAACGTGCACCCCACCGACCGGCAACTGGCCCTGCTCGCCGGGCAGGACGCCACCGTGGCGCACTGCCCGTCGAGCAACTCGGCCCTGGGGAGCGGGCTGTTCCCCCTGCGCCGCCACCACGAGCACGGCGTGCGGGTGTCGCTGGGCTCCGACGTCGGCGCCGGCACCGGCTTCTCGCTGCTCAAGGAGGGGCTGCAGGCCTACTTCGTGCAGCACCTGCTCGGCGACGACGGGCTGCCGCTGACCTCGGCGCACCTGCTCCACCTCGCCACCGCAGCAGGCGCCGACGCGCTGGGCCTGGGGGCCGAAGTGGGCGACCTGAGCGTCGGCAAGCAGTTCGACGCCGTGTGGCTCCGCCCCGAGGACGGGAGCACCCTCGACGTGGTGCTGCGCCATGCGCACAGCGAGGAGGACGCGCTGGCCAAGGCGTTCGCGCTCGGCGGCCCGGCCGACCTCGCCGGGGTCTGGGTGGGTGGTCGGCGCGTCAAGACGCGCTGA
- a CDS encoding IclR family transcriptional regulator → MQSLDRAFAVLETMADAGGVISLSQLAADAGLPLPTIHRIVRTLVDLGYVRQEPSRQYALGPRLIRLGDVASRSLGSWARPHMARVAAALGESVNLAVLDGDQIVYVGQVMASQHSMRMFTEVGRRVDPHTTAVGKAILASQDPAEVRALLSRTGMTARTGHTITTPEGFAEELERTRRRGYALDDEEQEMGVRCVAVAVPGAPQRIAVSMSGPLSRMGDDVVERAAPLLEEAATAIAAELGAASA, encoded by the coding sequence GTGCAGTCGCTCGACCGTGCCTTCGCCGTCCTCGAGACGATGGCCGACGCGGGCGGCGTGATCAGCCTGTCGCAGCTGGCGGCCGACGCCGGGCTGCCGCTGCCCACGATCCACCGCATCGTGCGCACCCTCGTCGACCTCGGCTACGTCCGCCAGGAGCCGTCGCGCCAGTACGCCCTCGGCCCCCGGCTGATCCGTCTGGGCGACGTCGCCTCACGCAGCCTCGGCAGCTGGGCTCGGCCCCACATGGCCAGAGTCGCTGCTGCGCTGGGCGAGTCGGTCAACCTGGCGGTGCTCGACGGCGACCAGATCGTCTACGTCGGCCAGGTCATGGCGTCACAGCACTCGATGCGCATGTTCACCGAGGTGGGCCGGCGCGTCGACCCGCACACCACGGCCGTCGGCAAGGCCATCCTGGCCTCCCAGGACCCCGCCGAGGTGCGGGCCCTCCTGTCACGCACCGGCATGACTGCTCGCACCGGCCACACCATCACGACCCCCGAGGGCTTCGCCGAGGAGCTCGAGCGCACCCGCCGGCGCGGCTACGCCCTCGACGACGAGGAGCAGGAGATGGGCGTGCGCTGCGTTGCCGTGGCGGTGCCCGGCGCCCCGCAGCGGATCGCGGTGTCGATGTCGGGCCCCCTGTCGCGGATGGGCGACGACGTCGTGGAGCGGGCGGCGCCGCTGCTGGAGGAGGCCGCCACCGCCATCGCCGCCGAGCTCGGGGCGGCAAGCGCCTAG
- the xdhC gene encoding xanthine dehydrogenase accessory protein XdhC translates to MAPDLGSGQDWLTAVAGLRAQRRAGVVVTVVEVRGHAPREAGAKMVVSAGHVWGTVGGGNLEATAIERARQLLGAPAGAPELVTVRLTDRAPTEHGVQCCGGEVTVLYEHLAVAPSVAVFGIGHVGLELARILARHDLDLHLVDSRADQLADDRLAVLADARARIHVHHAPVPELVLGQVPPGTHVLVMTHDHAEDAALCDAALRCRHLGSIGLIGSDAKWRRFQQRLAAEGHSAEELARITTPIGLPGIQGKEPAAIAVGVAASLLMAFDRQHAGREMTR, encoded by the coding sequence ATGGCACCAGACCTCGGGTCCGGGCAGGACTGGCTCACCGCCGTCGCGGGCCTCCGCGCACAGCGGCGGGCAGGGGTGGTCGTCACCGTCGTCGAAGTGCGCGGCCACGCCCCGCGCGAGGCCGGCGCCAAGATGGTCGTCTCCGCCGGGCACGTGTGGGGCACGGTGGGCGGTGGAAACCTCGAGGCCACCGCCATCGAGCGGGCGCGGCAGCTGCTCGGCGCGCCCGCCGGCGCGCCCGAGCTGGTGACGGTGCGCCTCACCGACCGGGCGCCGACCGAGCACGGCGTCCAGTGCTGCGGTGGTGAGGTGACCGTGCTCTACGAGCACCTGGCGGTCGCCCCGTCGGTGGCGGTCTTCGGCATCGGTCACGTCGGCCTGGAGCTCGCCCGCATCCTGGCCCGTCACGACCTCGACCTCCACCTCGTCGACTCGCGCGCCGACCAGCTCGCCGACGACAGGCTCGCGGTGCTGGCCGACGCCCGGGCGCGCATCCACGTCCACCACGCGCCGGTCCCGGAACTCGTTCTCGGACAGGTTCCCCCGGGCACCCACGTCCTCGTGATGACCCACGACCACGCCGAGGACGCCGCCCTGTGCGACGCCGCGCTGCGCTGCCGCCACCTCGGCTCGATCGGCCTCATCGGCTCCGACGCCAAGTGGCGCCGCTTCCAGCAACGGCTCGCCGCCGAGGGTCACAGCGCCGAAGAGCTGGCCCGCATCACGACGCCGATCGGGCTGCCTGGCATACAGGGAAAGGAACCTGCCGCCATCGCGGTCGGGGTTGCAGCCTCCCTCCTCATGGCCTTCGACCGGCAGCACGCCGGCCGGGAGATGACGCGATGA
- the xdhB gene encoding xanthine dehydrogenase molybdopterin binding subunit: MSALSDRPVNPVVGLEIPHESADLHVTGRALYTDDLLTRTRGALHAWPVQAPHAHARVTRLEAAPALEVPGVVRVLTADDVPGVNDAGVKHDEPLFPTEVMFHGHAVCWVLAETIEAARLGAERVEVEYEPLPSLLTLTEAIAAESFQGGRPTLHRGDPDAALAAATRVVEGEFEFGGQEHFYLETHASLALVDEGGQVFVQCSTQHPSETQEIVAHVLGLRNHEVTVQCLRMGGGFGGKEMQPHGYAAIAALGATLTGRPVRLRLNRSQDITMSGKRHPFHASWTAGFDADGHIVALRATLTSDGGWSLDLSEPVLARALCHVDNAYWIPDIEVEGRVAKTHKTSQTAFRGFGGPQGMLVIEDILGRSAPLLGLTPEELRRRNLYRPGQSTPYGQPVRHAERLLRIWQIVEESAEVARRQREIAQFNAYHRHTKRGLAITPVKFGISFNLTAFNQAGALVHVYKDGSVLVNHGGTEMGQGLHTKMLQVTATALGVPLASVRLAPTRTDKVPNTSATAASSGADLNGGAIKDACEQIRGRLAEVAGRRLGIHPADVRFGDGKVTGIGFHDTVLDFAEVVHDAYFQRVQLSAAGFYRTEGLHWDASRMQGEPFKYFAYGVSASEVEVDGFTGAYRLRRVDIVHDVGDSLSPLVDIGQIEGGFVQGAGWLTLEDLRWDTSDGPNRGRLATQAASTYKLPSFSEMPEVFNVTLFEQATEDGVVYGSKAVGEPPLMLAFSVREALRAAAGAFGPEGHSVELASPATPEVVFWAIEAARRAADPVAGQDSPAREPRPTLAGGA; encoded by the coding sequence ATGAGCGCGCTTTCCGATCGCCCGGTGAATCCTGTTGTGGGACTGGAGATCCCGCACGAGAGCGCTGACCTCCATGTCACGGGCCGGGCGCTGTACACCGACGACCTCCTGACTCGGACCCGAGGTGCGCTGCACGCCTGGCCGGTGCAGGCGCCGCATGCCCACGCGCGGGTGACCCGGCTGGAGGCCGCGCCAGCCCTCGAGGTTCCCGGGGTGGTGCGGGTGCTCACCGCCGACGACGTGCCCGGCGTGAACGACGCGGGGGTCAAGCACGACGAGCCGCTCTTCCCCACCGAGGTGATGTTCCACGGTCACGCCGTCTGCTGGGTGCTGGCCGAGACCATCGAGGCGGCCCGCCTCGGCGCCGAACGCGTCGAGGTCGAGTACGAGCCGCTGCCGTCGCTGCTGACCCTCACCGAGGCGATCGCGGCCGAGTCCTTCCAGGGCGGCCGACCGACCCTCCACCGCGGGGACCCCGACGCGGCGCTGGCCGCCGCGACCCGAGTCGTCGAGGGCGAGTTCGAGTTCGGCGGGCAGGAGCACTTCTACCTCGAGACCCACGCCTCACTGGCGCTCGTCGACGAGGGGGGCCAGGTCTTCGTGCAGTGCAGCACCCAGCACCCCAGCGAGACCCAGGAGATCGTCGCCCACGTCCTCGGGCTGCGCAACCACGAGGTGACCGTGCAGTGCCTGCGCATGGGCGGCGGCTTCGGGGGCAAGGAGATGCAGCCGCACGGGTATGCCGCCATCGCGGCTCTGGGGGCGACCCTCACCGGCCGTCCGGTGCGGCTTCGCCTCAACCGGAGCCAGGACATCACCATGTCGGGCAAGCGCCACCCGTTCCACGCGTCGTGGACCGCCGGCTTCGACGCCGACGGCCACATCGTCGCCCTGCGCGCGACGCTCACCTCGGACGGCGGCTGGAGCCTCGACCTGTCGGAGCCAGTCCTGGCCCGGGCGCTGTGCCACGTCGACAACGCCTACTGGATCCCCGACATCGAGGTCGAGGGCCGGGTCGCCAAGACCCACAAGACCTCCCAGACCGCCTTCCGCGGGTTCGGCGGCCCGCAGGGAATGCTCGTCATCGAGGACATCCTCGGCCGGAGCGCCCCGCTGCTCGGCCTGACCCCCGAGGAGCTCCGCCGGCGCAACCTCTACAGGCCGGGCCAGAGCACGCCCTACGGGCAGCCGGTGCGCCACGCCGAGCGGCTGCTGCGCATCTGGCAGATCGTGGAGGAGTCCGCGGAGGTGGCAAGGCGCCAGCGCGAGATCGCGCAGTTCAACGCGTACCATCGGCACACCAAGCGGGGGCTGGCCATCACGCCTGTGAAGTTCGGGATCTCCTTCAACCTCACCGCGTTCAACCAGGCCGGCGCGCTCGTGCACGTCTACAAGGACGGCTCGGTCCTGGTGAACCACGGCGGCACCGAGATGGGGCAGGGTCTGCACACCAAGATGCTCCAGGTGACGGCCACGGCCCTGGGGGTGCCGCTGGCGAGTGTGCGCCTGGCCCCGACACGCACCGACAAGGTGCCGAACACCTCTGCCACGGCGGCGAGCTCGGGTGCCGACCTCAACGGTGGCGCTATCAAGGACGCCTGCGAGCAGATCCGGGGCCGACTTGCCGAGGTGGCCGGTCGTCGGCTCGGCATCCACCCGGCCGACGTGCGCTTCGGGGACGGCAAGGTGACCGGCATCGGTTTCCACGACACCGTCCTCGACTTCGCCGAGGTCGTGCACGACGCCTATTTCCAGCGGGTCCAGCTGTCAGCGGCCGGGTTCTACCGCACCGAAGGGCTGCACTGGGACGCCTCGCGCATGCAGGGCGAGCCGTTCAAGTACTTCGCCTACGGCGTCTCGGCGTCCGAGGTGGAGGTCGACGGTTTCACGGGCGCCTACCGGTTGCGCCGCGTCGACATCGTGCACGACGTGGGCGACAGCCTCTCCCCGCTGGTCGACATCGGCCAGATCGAGGGCGGCTTCGTCCAAGGCGCCGGCTGGCTGACGCTGGAGGACCTGCGCTGGGACACCAGCGACGGCCCGAACCGCGGTCGGCTCGCGACCCAGGCGGCAAGCACCTACAAGCTGCCGAGCTTCTCGGAGATGCCCGAGGTCTTCAACGTGACGCTCTTCGAGCAGGCCACCGAGGACGGGGTCGTCTACGGCTCGAAGGCCGTCGGCGAGCCACCGCTCATGCTGGCCTTCAGCGTCCGCGAGGCACTGCGGGCCGCTGCCGGGGCGTTCGGGCCCGAGGGTCACAGCGTGGAGCTCGCGTCGCCGGCGACGCCTGAGGTGGTCTTCTGGGCGATCGAGGCGGCGCGGAGGGCAGCGGATCCCGTGGCAGGCCAGGACTCCCCGGCGCGCGAGCCGCGACCGACGCTGGCGGGAGGGGCCTGA